The genomic stretch CGATCTGACTTTCACAAAGAGTAAGGTAGGTGAGGATTGTAGCaaaaaaatttatattaaaacacATCTCAGAAGGCCTATTTGAAACCCTAATCCAAGCTCAAACCTTCCCCAAGTTCAGAACAATCACATTTGGCATTTGAATTAGGTTCACTGTAAAACGTAGTTGCAGTTGTTACGTTTGGAGCTTGTACTGTATCTGAGCTGATAAGATGATTGGGATGCAATTCAGTGAGTTACTTCTTTGCCAAAATCTCACTACTTTTTGTGAACACTGTGAAAACAAAAGGTAAATTACACTAAAATAGGCTGTTATTCAGGAGTAGAAAAACTTGCAGCTATTTCAGCTCCGAAGACTGCTCAGTTTTTACTATCTTATATAAATATAGACCAAATATGTTATTTTAGGCTGATCCACTCCagctttcactgaaatcagaCAGATGTGCTTGGAAGACTAATTTTAGGCATTCGACACTGAAAATATTGACATGTGTGTAGACCTCAAAACTAGGACTGTGGGCACTAGTTTTCTTCTGTAGTACTTACTactatatgtattttaaaaaatgcatatctCTGTGCTACTTTAAGTCTTCATGAGCTTCTTATAcagctggcattcttaggcattTAAGTACATCATAATGTACTGTTGATTTCTCAGGAGAGCTTCCCAGAGATGTCAGAAGAGAGATGATTGACACAGTCAAATGCTTAAAAGGGGATCTACAGGCCTGTCTACAGAGAGAATTTCAGGAAAATTAAGGTAAATTGATTAAAAGAGTGAGCACAGTAAATAAAGGGGAAGGTGCTTTACAACCCCATGACAATTGTCTTACTTGGTATTCATTGGTCTTAAACTGTTCCTCCTCTGAGGATAATTAAGAAACTTACTTTGACTCCATTAGGCCACACTTTATCCAGCTAGCTAAAGAAAATAACACCGCCTGGGTACTTCACCTTAACTATTCATGGTGTCTTTGAATAAACAAGCCATACCTGCCCTAGATGCAGGATTTCAAATAATTTTGGTCTTTTTAATCCCTAAAATATATGGGAGAGCATCTTGCCCAATTTTCCATTCCTTGATTCTTCAGGCAGCCCTTTCAGACCTCTAGACAGGTGAGTAGTCCTGCCCCCTGTGAGCAGATTCTTGCAAATGCAGATTTGTCCACCAAATTGGTACCCGACCTTACAAGGAATGGGAGGATCAGCTGCCAGTTATGCCTAAAACACTCTCAGGTTAGAAGTAGCATGGAAGTGATTTTAAACTTCCTGAAAACTTGGTTGTATGTAAAAGGATAGGATCataaagcctttttaaaaaatcctgtaaAGACAAGAATAAATTGTGTGTTCCCCCCAAAAAGCTTAACTGTGCAGATTGTTCTTATTTACCTTGAAGAACCATTTAAAAGTGTGCAAGTAGAATACCAACCGGATTGCCATGAAGGATGAACAAAAAGGACAACAGGCAAAGAGCTGTTAAGAAGTATTCAAAACATTCTACCTACCCTTTTCTTTTATGGGTGCATGTAAACATATCACTGCATAGGTGTATTAAGGCATCCAGAAGTGTATGCACAGATCCATACATCTTAAAGTGTTATTGCAAGCATTTCTGAGATTTTTGCTTCAGTTCATTATTCTGAGAATTTTGAATGTTCTCATATATATTCCACCCAAGAGCAGAGTGACACTGTGCAAACGCTCAAATGTGTAAGCCATATGGCCATCTTAATCATGCATTTGGGTTAACTAGAGAAATGATTGTGCATGAATTTGATTTTCAGATGCCTTTTTGCTCTTGGCAGATTGGAAGTGAATTTGTATGATAAAATgaatggggaggagaaggacTTGTATCAGTCCATATTTGTAAAAACTACTGGGAATTAGTACCCACAATTctgtttaaaagggaaaaaaggaagtgaTGCAAAAATGGTGAGATGAGCTTATACATAAGCACTTTGATTCAAAGACTGGGAGTAGAGAAGAGAAGGGACATCTTGAAAATATAAATTGGCATAAAAAACCCACCAACTCTCAGAAAATCAGCTCTCATCTCAGCTGTTCTGTTTATGGTTCTTTAACGGCTTTTGGCTGTGAAATATGTCTTTCTATATGAATAAAATATCATCATTCTTAACACTTGACCGTAAAAGAGACATGGTTGTTACCAAAACTTCTAGGATACTTCTTTAAAGGAGTAGCTCACCTTGCTTGGAGCACAGATTTACATAGACAAGTTTTCCCGTCTCGCTGGCTCCTAGCTGCATCCATGAATGAAGGTATTTCTTACTCTGCTTGGCCATTACCTTCTGACCTTGCTTCGTGAGAAAGAGCGAGCTGTTGGCCACCTTCAGGAGCCCGTCCTCCTCTTGGCAAGTCCACCTGACTGCCTTGGGGCAATCAACGATGATGCTGCGAGATGACAGGGCAGAGCGTGTAGAGATGCTCAGGCACTGGCCAGATTTAACATGGAGGAGCCTGTCATCTGCTGTCCACCTCCACTGCTGGTTGAGATGGGTCATATTGCACTTTTCCATAATGactcctttcttttctgaaagacaCTGCTGTTTCTGGACATGGATAATCAGAAACCCTTCTGGAAGAGGAAAAttccaaaaaaatgaaatagatcacatgtggttgtttaaaaaaacagcaaattctttatgatttaaaatatatCAGCAAATAAATAGCTCTTCCGCTTTCTAAGTGGTGAACTTTTCATGAACTTTCCACATGTCGAACCTATTAAAAAACTCCTACAACCCACATGATGCAAGTGCTGGTTCATGGTAACGTAAAGAGTGAGAATACAAAAAGCAACCTATGGTTGGTAAAGGTCACCTTGACCTTCACTAtatataaaaaggaagaaaaaaatgaactggATTTAAAAGAAAGCCAAGAACTATTGACTTTAAGTCCATTTCTAAAAACCCCATTTCCCCTGCTTGAAAGCATATAGAGATCGACAAGagctctctgtctttttttagtTATAAGACACAGTATTTTTACAGTATAACTCACTGTCTGGaaattgttttattaaaactCATAGtgtttgtgaagaaaaaatataagaaGACATTCCCAAATCTGTGCACCTCTCAATGTCTGTGCTTTTACAAGAAAGGAGGCTCTTCACTGATAGGAAGTACATCTACCTTACTGGATTTACTCCAGTCTCCCTAGCTGCTAGTTTTGGGACCATCCTAATTCACACCAGTGCCACTACACTTACACATTTACCTGAAACACTAAAATGAACAGAACGAGAACCCATTCACCAAAAAACCCCAATGTTACCAGCACAAAATACGTGCGTGTTAAAGAATACAGACTCCGATATTTCACATGCAGTCTCACAGCCACTTTTTATTTAAGCTTTTCTCATTTTATAATTCACTTACTCTAACATTTCCAGCTTCATTAGCTACAAAGTGCTAAAAAACCCATGTATTTCCCTTGGTTTAATTCCACCCCGCCAGTTTTTACAGAACTGGGCATTTTCTAATTAAGCATTACAGAAAGCTCCTGACTCTGGGAATTTCACCGAATacgaattaaaaaataataatctctcCTTCGAAGAGCTTGTCCCAAACCTTAGCTCCTGGACTGTCTAGTAGGATACCgtcttaaaaaaagaagtagtaTATCCAGCATATAACGGGACAGTTTattttcctgtggaaagaaaTCTAAACAGAACTGGCTATGTCGGCCCTGCCCCCCCGTTCCTCTTGTATAAACTCAATCAAAGAAGAGACTCGGTTTTTGTACGTCCCCCGCCACCCTGGAGGGCTCTGCTCGGTGGCAGAAAGCGTAATACAGTGGAGAAGAAGTGGGGAGAGACACTTACCTGAGATTGTCAAAGCAAGACAGGTAAAAACCAGGACGTGAAATAAGGACTCCATTTTCCATCTAGCAACTCCCCatgcttctcttaaaaaaaacaccTCAGATAAGTGAAGCGAAGGCTAGGAAGGAAATGTGCCTTCacagggggaaaaagtcagtgaCGAGCACTTCCTTCTATTCAATTGTTTTGGGGAGTTTTACACCACTTTGTCCTTTCATATGATTCTTCAGAATTTACTAGTtgctttattttggaaaaatacaagcaaaagagAGGTTTTCAAACACTCAGCTCACTAAAAAACAATGATTCAACATGTGAACACTGGACTAAAAGTCTAAAGAAAAGGGACTGTAATTCTGTGTAATTGGTTGTCTGTGAAAAACAGCAAGTATGCAGGTGATCGGGGTTGTGCTGAATAAGTACATACTGTGTTATCCAGGGAACACATACACAATTTCTGTAATTACACCTAATCAAGCAAAATCTCAATATTGATATTTCTAATTCCACAAGTTCTAAAAACCAAGTCGAGAGGGGgtggagaaggggaagaggaggaggcaaaGCTCTGAGTCTGTACCAGGTCTTAGACAAACTCCCCCTGAGGGATCAAGTGATGTTGACTTTGCCTTCCCATCAGGTGATCCGCTCTGCTCAGTGTCAGCGGGAGTTTGTTGATGTCCTCTGCAGTGGCACTCCAATGGTCTGAAGCCATGATGGAGCTACCCAAATCGTACTGGGCTATGCCTGCTTACGGGGGTACAAGAGTGTGTGGGGCCTTAACtaccctaggaaaaaaaatacagacttcaataaatattttatatcaagTAATTTATTAGCAGTATGAAGCAAAGTCAACATCACTGCATTAAAAACTTGTTATACCCTGTGAACAGACCTCCCAGTGCTTGCTGTAAGTCATAATGCCAACTTCTTACTTCTCTTAAGGAAAAAATTCTTGCTGAATGGTAAATGAAACATTCAtagcagcattttcctttttgtataaCCTATCATGGAACAGTTCATATCACTAAAGGCATCCATCTCTGTTGAAAGAGACAGAGCAGTTAAACATAAGCAAAAAATCCCCTATTAATAAAAGACagacaaatatttaaaatccTTACCATTTAATATATGCtacaaagtttcttttaaaagtaaaatgacTTACACAATTTACAAATACACTGGATTTCGGTCTGTAGCAGAAGCATCTTCTAAGACAATCAACAGTATAGGGTAAATACATATACACTGAATAACAGACATTGTGCTCTGTAACTGCTTGGTAAGACCTACAGTAAATATACATTTAATAGTTAATAGTATGAAGAACATATATTTCCATATAAAATATTAACtgcttttgaatattttcaaaaacaagacttttaattttttattatctcatcttctttttctttttttaatccataattGAACACTTGCAATTTTAGCAGCAAGAATATTATGTGGCCAAGAAACAAGCCTACCACATAATCAGTAATAGCACTTTACAGTACAGTTGACAGTCCATTCACAAGACAGAGTTTGCAAACGTTAAAGCATTTATACACTTGATaaacatttcttctttaaaagttCCAATGTCCATCTGACTGCAGCAGTAGCATATACATACATTCCATATGGCAGATACCAGTATTACAGAATTAAACCCACCTTTAGATATATATGTGAAATCCATGTGTAGTTTCAGTACAGTACCTTCTTTATAACTCATTTCTGGGAAGCTCACAATACATTCATTTACAGTAAGGGTCCAGCAATCTTTATACTTTTGCCAAACTCTCCACAATCCTTTCAGAAGCTGGCTTCAAAGCCTCTCTTCCCACTGCAGTAAACTCCTTGAAGAAGCTGCTGGTAGGTAATGAAACAAATTACCTCAGGAGACCGACATTCTGTTTTACCCTCCCAGGCTTCACTGGACAGCTTCTGCAGAAAGCCTGCTTTCATACAGACTCAGTGCATGGTGCACAAATTCATACTGTTCACTGGTCTGAACCATTCCACCCCTGAAAAGGAAACACGATAGAATGAAATCCTATTTCTTAAGAATGCAACAACCTCCAACCACTGCAAACTCGATCACCACCAGATAAGTCAAGGCCTTTTCTCAATTTTTGCCTTAAAGTTTGCTTGAGTAAATGAGAGATTTGCCTGAGCGGATGTGCTTTCTTCAAAATTTATGCTATCCAGCACATGCATAGCATGAAGTACCGTTCCTGATTTCGTTAGGGTAAGAACTAGGGAGGAAAACATCTGGCATCTACATTATTAAAACCAACTTTTCAAATTGAACACAGAGTAAATTTTGCTCAGTCACTTGGGCATGGAGGGCCAGATGCACGGAATCAGCATTGCTACCGATGGGGCAAGGCAGTATTCTGAATCTGGCCTTTCATTCTTGTCCTTTACTAAAAATGTAACCTTCCGTGACCCTCAGATCGCATGTACAGAGAACAGCTTTTCCTGTCCTCTTTCTAACGCCTACAATGCATCCTGTCTGAACAGCAGCCACCTAAGAAATTTTACAGCAATGACTCATTTCACACCAACAATACAAAAGAGTGTAACTTGACCATAAAAAGGATTAGTTACAGCCAGTTTGGATTAGATGCCTACATTTAATACATCCCTTTTTTGGGTCAAATTATGAGGATAAAGTCCCACATCTTCAGCACCAACTGCAGTGTGGTAGGAAGGGGAGGATGTCCTACAGGAGTGGGAGCTTAGGCGGCATGATATTTAGCAGGACTGGCACCTTTCAGCTCTGAAATTAGACTGAGACTCTTTCTGACAGTACTTGGATCCTTCGGGCCTCATTTCTCATGGAGTGAGGGCTCAAGTTTACttaattccatttttattatcTCATTTGTCAGCGTATTAAAAGCAACCTGCTCTGCTTCCAGGAACAGTCCATCCTCAATCCATCCTCAGCTTACATTGGAACAGCTAGCTAGCTTTTGGGGGATGAGCGAGTCAATAGCTTTAGTGGCAAGGATGACATTAAGACATGCATTGCATCTGACTTCAGAAGTCAGTGAAGGATTTGGATCCTGAGCAATGGAGAAGCCAGGCATCCCACAGAAGAACATCTGACAGACCCCCATGTGATCACTTCAGACACAAGAGCAACAAAACGGTCTACTGACATACAGAGCTGGGTGAAAGATGGTAAAACTGCCTCAACAAATACTGTCTTAACATTAGAGTTGATCTACAACACAACAGTAAGTTTCTTCTATTTTCCTCAGTGCTACTGGATGGTCAAATGTTAGCAAAAAACATAACTAAAATAATACCTATTTCTATAAGCAAGTGACCAGCTGTCTCTGCTCCTCCAGTGAGCTCAGGCAAttgtaaaacacattttaatgagTGGGACACTCATTATGATCTCTTATTCCTAGGAATTAAATCACAGGTCCAAAAATGGTCTCATCTGGTGCAAAATGCAGCAGCCTCTTAGCTTTGTCAACAAAGACATCAACAAGTTCATGACTCTTGActgcctgctgcctctcaggCACTCGTCTTTGCGCCTGTCTCCTGCCATGGAGATCCAGTAAGAGTCTGAAATGTGAAGGGAGGGCTTTGCTCTGGTCCTCTGTGCCGCCTggccttcttccttcctcccacttCCACTCCCCTGCCCAAGCTGCCCCTTCCCACCCAGTTTCACTCCCTGCTTCCCGCCATGAACCTTCTCCCTAAGGGAGTGCGTTTCCCAGTTTGACATCCGCTGTGTAAAAGGGATGGAGGAAGAGAATGTATCCAGGGAGGAGCACATGGGAGGAAAGGTAGATTAGAACAAGTTTGAGATCTGCCATGCTAGGCTGTTTGCAGGGTGACCCTTGCTCCTGCCTCTTTTGTGATAATCCAGGTCTCTATGACAGTAAAATTCCACTGGAGCATCAGGAGAGGCTGCAGCCAAATTCATCTCCAGAGCTGGCCCTAGGCTGTGCAACTCACTCCCAAAGCAGACAACATGGTCtcccaaacaaacacacaaaaactaGAGAGTCTTCTCCTACTCtctgggaagaaagaaagagaaattgctGTTGTTATGACCCTTTAGAAATATTTAGGAGATATTGGGATACCACAGGTTAGGTTCTCTGTAAATACTAAGATAGCACAATCTTTGTATTTACACATTATCTGcaaaaaaagctatgaaatttCCATATTCAGCCATGATTCAAAAATACCACACTGAGTAATTCCTGGAATTGCAGATCTTTCATTGAGAATATCTGCTAGTGATGTGTATATAAAGGACTATCTATATAAATCATGTGTGGGATTTATTTTCTCTCTATGGATGTCCTATGGAGCCACCATCAGAACTCAGATCTTGACATTCTGGAACATAAAAGAAGGTATATCTGTATTATCATTCCTTAGT from Dromaius novaehollandiae isolate bDroNov1 chromosome 1, bDroNov1.hap1, whole genome shotgun sequence encodes the following:
- the LOC135327877 gene encoding uncharacterized protein LOC135327877; protein product: MESLFHVLVFTCLALTISEGFLIIHVQKQQCLSEKKGVIMEKCNMTHLNQQWRWTADDRLLHVKSGQCLSISTRSALSSRSIIVDCPKAVRWTCQEEDGLLKVANSSLFLTKQGQKVMAKQSKKYLHSWMQLGASETGKLVYVNLCSKQDLQDAETSVWSTIITSSPFNAITSRPESVLKSSTQTFIRNVTEHFSKNVIENLYFDLKSAVTEKPWIPTTTLQYSSTTEEVRQRNY